A genomic segment from Nocardia cyriacigeorgica GUH-2 encodes:
- a CDS encoding acetyl-CoA C-acetyltransferase, with protein sequence MTNSVIVSGARTPVGRLLGGLKGFSGSDLGGFAIKAALEKAGVRGDQVDYVIMGQVLTAGAGQIPARQAAVAGGIPMDVPALTLNKVCLSGINAIALADQLIRAGEYEIVVAGGQESMSQAPHLLEKSREGFKYGDVTLRDHMAFDGLHDIFTDQAMGALTETRNDADTISREDQDAFAAASHQRAAAAWKNGVFDDEVVPVAVPQRKGDPIMITEDEGIRADTTAESLAKLRPAFRKDGTITAGSASQISDGAAAVVVMSKTKAEELGLSWIAEIGAAGVVAGPDSTLQDQPANAIAKACAKQGIEPSELDLVEINEAFAAVGIASTRKLGIDPEKVNVNGGAIAIGHPLGMSGARIVLHLALELKRRGGGVGAAALCGGGGQGDALIIKV encoded by the coding sequence GTGACCAACTCCGTGATCGTGTCCGGTGCGCGTACCCCGGTCGGCCGCCTGCTCGGCGGGTTGAAGGGCTTCAGCGGGTCGGATCTCGGCGGTTTCGCCATCAAGGCGGCGCTGGAGAAGGCCGGTGTGCGTGGTGACCAGGTCGACTACGTGATCATGGGACAGGTGCTCACCGCGGGTGCGGGCCAGATCCCGGCCCGGCAGGCGGCCGTCGCCGGCGGCATCCCGATGGATGTGCCCGCGCTGACGCTGAACAAGGTGTGCCTGTCCGGCATCAACGCCATCGCGCTGGCCGATCAGCTGATCCGGGCCGGCGAGTACGAGATCGTCGTCGCCGGTGGCCAGGAGTCGATGAGCCAGGCGCCGCATCTGCTGGAGAAGAGCCGCGAGGGCTTCAAGTACGGCGATGTGACCCTGCGCGACCACATGGCCTTCGACGGACTGCACGACATCTTCACCGACCAGGCGATGGGTGCGCTCACCGAAACCCGCAACGACGCCGACACGATCAGCCGCGAGGACCAGGACGCGTTCGCGGCGGCCTCGCACCAGCGCGCGGCCGCGGCCTGGAAGAACGGCGTGTTCGACGACGAGGTCGTCCCGGTGGCGGTGCCGCAGCGCAAGGGCGATCCGATCATGATCACCGAGGACGAGGGCATCCGCGCCGACACCACCGCCGAATCGCTGGCCAAGCTGCGCCCGGCGTTCCGCAAGGACGGCACCATCACCGCCGGTTCGGCCTCGCAGATCTCCGACGGCGCCGCCGCGGTCGTGGTGATGAGCAAGACCAAGGCCGAGGAGCTGGGGCTGAGCTGGATCGCCGAGATCGGCGCCGCGGGCGTGGTGGCCGGTCCGGATTCGACCTTGCAGGATCAGCCCGCCAACGCCATCGCCAAGGCGTGCGCCAAGCAGGGCATCGAGCCGTCGGAGCTGGATCTGGTGGAGATCAACGAGGCGTTCGCCGCGGTCGGTATCGCCTCCACCCGCAAGCTGGGCATCGATCCGGAGAAGGTGAACGTCAACGGTGGCGCCATCGCCATCGGTCACCCGCTGGGCATGTCCGGTGCGCGCATCGTGCTGCACCTGGCGCTGGAGCTGAAGCGCCGCGGTGGTGGCGTGGGTGCGGCCGCGCTGTGCGGTGGCGGTGGTCAGGGTGACGCGCTGATCATCAAGGTGTAG
- a CDS encoding DUF2550 domain-containing protein yields MVLLIILVCLLVALALASTYRLVMLRRGGTAAILRVLPARGGERWRHGLIRYDGDRLVFFKLSSLKLGPDSVIHRRGIEVGERRGPRGDEYDIMTDEIAVIAVSDKQGSYELALDRGSLAAFLSWVESRPSDRARRLRGH; encoded by the coding sequence ATGGTTCTTCTGATCATTCTGGTATGCCTGCTGGTCGCCCTCGCCCTGGCCTCCACCTATCGCCTGGTGATGTTGCGCCGCGGCGGCACGGCCGCGATCCTGCGGGTACTCCCGGCCCGCGGCGGTGAGCGCTGGCGGCACGGCCTGATCCGCTACGACGGCGACCGGCTGGTGTTCTTCAAGCTGTCGAGCCTCAAGCTCGGTCCGGATTCGGTGATCCACCGGCGCGGTATCGAGGTCGGCGAGCGGCGCGGCCCGCGCGGCGACGAGTACGACATCATGACCGATGAGATCGCGGTAATCGCGGTCTCGGATAAACAAGGCAGCTACGAGTTGGCGCTGGACCGCGGCTCGCTGGCTGCCTTTTTGTCATGGGTGGAGTCGCGGCCTTCCGATCGCGCGCGCCGGCTGCGCGGGCATTGA
- a CDS encoding helix-turn-helix domain-containing protein — protein sequence MTTAQTAAFGPQLRHWRTLRRVSQLELAIRAETSQRYVSFLEQGRSQPGRTMVVRLAESLELPLRDRNNLLLSAGFAPVFPESDLAAPELAPIREALAAVLDGHLPYPALVARPRGELVTANAAFDLFTEGVADHLLRAPINVLRLALHPDGVAPRVINLPEWGRHIVDSLRSRAARTPDPAVEALITELSGYLPAATPGPGHLGFAVPLHLRSVDGELRLITTLTSFATATDVTVAELQLEAFLPADEQTAHILRLRAARR from the coding sequence ATGACTACCGCGCAGACCGCCGCATTCGGCCCCCAATTGCGGCATTGGCGCACGCTGCGCCGGGTCAGCCAGCTCGAACTGGCGATTCGCGCCGAGACGAGTCAGCGCTACGTGAGCTTCCTCGAGCAGGGGCGGTCCCAGCCGGGCCGCACCATGGTCGTCCGCCTTGCCGAATCCCTCGAGCTGCCCCTGCGGGATCGCAACAACCTGCTGCTGTCCGCAGGTTTCGCGCCGGTGTTCCCGGAAAGCGATCTGGCCGCACCCGAGTTGGCGCCGATCCGCGAGGCGCTGGCCGCGGTCCTCGATGGGCACCTGCCCTACCCGGCGCTCGTCGCACGCCCACGCGGCGAGCTGGTCACCGCCAACGCCGCGTTCGACCTGTTCACCGAGGGCGTCGCCGACCACCTGCTACGCGCACCGATCAATGTCCTGCGGTTGGCCCTGCACCCCGACGGCGTCGCACCCCGCGTCATCAACCTGCCGGAATGGGGCAGGCATATCGTCGACTCCTTGCGCAGCCGCGCGGCCCGCACCCCCGACCCCGCTGTCGAGGCCCTGATCACGGAACTGTCGGGCTACCTGCCCGCCGCCACCCCCGGCCCCGGCCATCTCGGCTTCGCCGTCCCACTGCACCTGCGCAGCGTGGATGGCGAGCTGCGCCTGATCACCACGCTCACCTCGTTCGCCACCGCCACCGACGTCACCGTCGCCGAACTCCAGCTCGAGGCCTTCCTGCCCGCCGACGAGCAGACCGCGCACATCCTGCGTCTGCGCGCGGCACGGCGTTGA
- a CDS encoding tetratricopeptide repeat protein, with translation MSGAVDLSSLKQPPAGAGPEGGYAVTEADFETKVLRRSTQVPVVVALYSQRSPGSVELVQLLERLAGDGDGSWDLATVEAESNMRIVQAFGVQGIPTVIAVAGGQPLADFQGVQPEPQVRQWLAAVVDAVAGKLEGGPAGQPQPAEDPRFATAEALLEQGDLAGAESAYESILAAEPNNAEAKAAVRQVRFLARAQQLPDSVIATADADPGNVDAQLDAADIELFHQRPEAAFDRLIGVVKRTAGDDRTKVRTRLLELFELFDQAEPFVVAARRKLAAALY, from the coding sequence ATGTCCGGTGCGGTGGATCTGTCCAGCCTGAAGCAGCCGCCCGCGGGTGCGGGCCCCGAAGGCGGATACGCGGTGACCGAGGCCGACTTCGAAACCAAGGTGCTTCGGCGTTCGACCCAGGTGCCGGTGGTGGTGGCGCTGTATTCGCAGCGCAGCCCCGGCAGCGTCGAATTGGTGCAGCTGCTGGAGCGGCTGGCCGGTGACGGCGATGGCAGCTGGGACCTGGCGACCGTCGAGGCCGAGAGCAATATGCGGATCGTGCAGGCGTTCGGGGTGCAGGGCATCCCGACGGTGATCGCGGTCGCCGGCGGGCAGCCGCTGGCCGATTTCCAGGGTGTGCAGCCGGAGCCGCAGGTGCGCCAGTGGCTGGCCGCCGTGGTGGACGCGGTCGCGGGCAAGCTGGAAGGCGGCCCGGCCGGGCAGCCCCAGCCCGCCGAGGACCCGCGCTTCGCGACCGCCGAAGCCCTGCTGGAGCAGGGTGATCTGGCCGGTGCGGAATCGGCGTACGAGTCGATTCTGGCGGCCGAGCCGAACAACGCCGAGGCCAAGGCCGCGGTGCGGCAGGTCCGCTTCCTGGCTCGCGCCCAGCAGCTGCCGGATTCGGTGATCGCCACCGCCGACGCCGACCCGGGCAATGTCGACGCCCAGCTCGACGCCGCCGACATCGAACTGTTCCACCAGCGCCCGGAGGCGGCCTTCGATCGGCTGATCGGCGTCGTCAAGCGGACCGCGGGCGACGACCGCACCAAGGTCCGCACCCGGCTGCTGGAGTTGTTCGAGCTGTTCGACCAAGCCGAACCGTTCGTGGTGGCGGCGCGTCGCAAGCTGGCGGCCGCGCTGTACTGA
- the nucS gene encoding endonuclease NucS, with translation MRLVIARCQVDYVGRLTAHLPMAKRLLLMKADGSVLVHSDGGSYKPLNWMSPPCWMEERNGDGAAALWVVTNKAGEELRITVEEIEHDSKHELGVDPGLVKDGVEAHLQELLAEHVQTLGPGYTLIRREYMTAIGPVDLLCRDADGATVAVEIKRRGEIDGVEQLTRYLELLNRDPLLAPVAGVFAAQQIKPQARTLAEDRGIRCLTLDYDALRGTESNEFRLF, from the coding sequence GTGCGCCTCGTGATTGCTCGCTGTCAGGTCGACTACGTCGGTCGGCTCACCGCTCATCTGCCGATGGCCAAGAGGCTGTTGCTGATGAAGGCGGACGGGTCGGTGCTGGTGCATTCGGACGGCGGGTCCTACAAGCCGTTGAACTGGATGAGTCCGCCGTGCTGGATGGAGGAGCGCAACGGCGACGGGGCGGCTGCGCTGTGGGTGGTCACCAACAAGGCCGGCGAGGAGCTGCGGATCACCGTCGAGGAGATCGAGCACGATTCCAAGCATGAGCTCGGGGTGGACCCCGGTCTGGTGAAAGACGGTGTGGAGGCTCATCTTCAGGAGCTGCTGGCCGAGCACGTGCAGACCCTCGGCCCCGGTTACACGCTGATCCGGCGCGAGTACATGACGGCGATCGGACCGGTGGATCTGCTGTGCCGCGACGCCGACGGCGCGACGGTCGCGGTGGAGATCAAGCGGCGCGGGGAGATCGACGGCGTCGAACAGCTCACCCGCTACCTCGAACTGCTCAACCGAGATCCGCTGCTGGCTCCGGTCGCGGGGGTGTTCGCGGCGCAACAGATCAAGCCGCAGGCCCGCACGCTCGCCGAGGACCGTGGAATCCGATGCCTGACGCTGGATTACGATGCCCTGCGCGGCACGGAGAGCAACGAGTTCCGGCTCTTCTAA
- the murA gene encoding UDP-N-acetylglucosamine 1-carboxyvinyltransferase, producing the protein MERFLVTGGNRLVGEVAVGGAKNSVLKLMAAALLAEGTTTITNCPDILDVPLMADVLRGLGCDVTIEGSVVTIDTPAEPKYHADFPAVTQFRASVCVLGPLMARCKRAVVALPGGDAIGSRPLDMHQAGLRLLGATSEIEHGCVVARADELQGARIRLDFPSVGATENILMAAVLAEGETVIDNAAREPDIVDLCNMLVQMGARISGAGTSVLTIEGVERLSPTTHRVIGDRIVAATWGIAAAMTMGDVRVTGVNPKHLSLVLDKLRSAGARISFEPEGFRVVQPERPRAVNFSTLPFPGFPTDLQPMAIGLAAISDGTSMITENIFEARFRFVEEMIRLGADARTDGHHAVVRGIPRLSSAPVWSSDIRAGAGLVLAGLVADGTTEVHDVFHIDRGYPNFVEQLQALGGQVVRVGAAE; encoded by the coding sequence ATGGAACGTTTTCTGGTAACTGGCGGCAATCGGCTCGTCGGTGAGGTCGCGGTCGGGGGCGCCAAGAACAGCGTCCTCAAGTTGATGGCCGCGGCCCTGCTGGCCGAGGGCACCACAACCATCACCAACTGCCCCGACATCCTCGACGTCCCGTTGATGGCGGACGTGCTGCGTGGCCTGGGCTGCGATGTGACGATCGAGGGGTCGGTCGTCACCATCGACACCCCCGCCGAACCGAAGTATCACGCCGATTTCCCGGCCGTCACCCAGTTCCGTGCCTCGGTCTGTGTGCTCGGGCCGCTGATGGCGCGGTGCAAGCGCGCGGTCGTCGCGCTGCCCGGCGGCGATGCGATCGGCTCCCGGCCGCTGGATATGCATCAGGCCGGTCTGCGCCTGCTCGGCGCTACCAGCGAGATCGAGCACGGATGCGTGGTGGCCCGCGCCGACGAGCTCCAGGGCGCCCGGATCCGGCTCGACTTCCCGTCCGTCGGTGCCACCGAGAACATCCTCATGGCCGCGGTGCTGGCCGAGGGGGAGACCGTCATCGACAATGCCGCGCGCGAGCCGGACATCGTCGACCTGTGCAACATGCTGGTGCAGATGGGTGCCCGGATCAGCGGCGCGGGCACCTCGGTGCTCACCATCGAGGGCGTCGAGCGGCTCTCGCCCACCACCCACCGGGTGATCGGCGACCGCATCGTCGCGGCCACCTGGGGCATCGCCGCGGCGATGACCATGGGCGATGTGCGCGTCACCGGGGTGAACCCGAAGCATCTGTCGCTGGTGCTGGACAAACTGCGGTCGGCCGGCGCCCGGATCTCCTTCGAACCCGAGGGTTTCCGTGTCGTGCAGCCGGAGCGTCCGCGTGCGGTGAACTTCTCCACCCTGCCGTTCCCCGGTTTCCCCACCGACCTGCAGCCCATGGCGATCGGCCTCGCGGCCATCTCCGACGGCACCTCGATGATCACCGAGAACATCTTCGAAGCGCGATTCCGCTTCGTGGAGGAGATGATCCGGCTGGGCGCCGACGCCCGCACCGACGGCCATCACGCGGTCGTCCGCGGAATCCCGCGGTTGTCCAGTGCGCCGGTGTGGTCCTCCGACATCCGCGCCGGCGCCGGACTGGTGCTGGCCGGTCTGGTCGCCGACGGTACGACCGAGGTGCACGACGTCTTCCATATCGACCGCGGTTATCCGAATTTCGTCGAGCAGCTCCAGGCGCTGGGCGGTCAAGTGGTGCGGGTCGGCGCAGCGGAATGA
- a CDS encoding F0F1 ATP synthase subunit epsilon, with protein MADMSVDLVAVERLLWSGRASFVSAQTTEGQIGIMAGHEPLLGQLVEGGTVTIVDTDGQRIVAAVHGGFFSVTADSVRVLAESAEFAGEVDIEAARRVLAEATASDEDKRVAQGRVRAVEQNAHA; from the coding sequence ATGGCCGATATGTCAGTTGATCTCGTCGCCGTCGAACGGCTGCTCTGGTCCGGCCGGGCGTCGTTCGTCAGCGCGCAGACCACCGAAGGCCAGATCGGCATCATGGCAGGCCATGAGCCGCTGCTCGGCCAGCTGGTCGAGGGCGGCACGGTGACCATCGTCGATACCGACGGTCAGCGCATCGTCGCGGCGGTGCACGGCGGGTTCTTCTCGGTCACCGCCGACTCGGTCCGGGTGCTGGCCGAGTCCGCCGAGTTCGCCGGCGAGGTCGATATCGAAGCGGCCCGCCGGGTGCTCGCCGAAGCGACGGCTTCCGACGAAGACAAGCGGGTGGCGCAGGGCCGGGTGCGCGCGGTCGAGCAGAACGCGCACGCCTGA
- a CDS encoding DUF3817 domain-containing protein: MGAMGSYDLRTVAGRFRFFAILEAVSWAGLLIGMAFKYIPDPGNEIGVKIFGPVHGGIFILFVLSALLASRELNWNWKTTVLALASSIPPFCTVIFEIWAVRTGKLEQTGAASDAPAPARVSS; the protein is encoded by the coding sequence ATGGGGGCCATGGGTTCTTACGATCTGCGTACCGTCGCGGGCAGGTTCCGGTTCTTCGCCATCCTCGAGGCGGTGTCGTGGGCCGGCCTGCTGATCGGCATGGCGTTCAAGTACATCCCCGACCCGGGCAACGAGATCGGCGTGAAGATCTTCGGCCCGGTGCACGGCGGCATCTTCATCCTGTTCGTGCTGAGCGCGCTGCTGGCCTCGCGTGAGCTGAACTGGAACTGGAAGACCACCGTGCTGGCGCTGGCCTCCAGCATTCCGCCGTTCTGCACGGTGATCTTCGAGATCTGGGCGGTGCGCACCGGCAAGCTCGAGCAGACCGGCGCTGCGAGCGACGCCCCGGCACCCGCACGCGTCTCTTCGTGA
- a CDS encoding cob(I)yrinic acid a,c-diamide adenosyltransferase: MSVHLTRIYTRTGDDGTTGLSDFSRVAKTDPRLIAYADCDEANAAIGVALAVGEPPTRIREVLRQVQNDLFDAGADLSTPIVEAPKYPPLRITQPYIDRLESWCDEFNEGLAPLNSFILPGGTPLAAQLHVARTVVRRAERSAWAAVEAHPDDTGTLPARYLNRLSDLLFILGRVANPGGDVLWQPGGGAESAESD; encoded by the coding sequence GTGAGTGTGCACCTGACCCGGATCTACACCCGGACCGGGGATGACGGGACCACCGGGCTGAGCGATTTCTCCCGCGTGGCCAAGACCGATCCGCGGTTGATCGCCTACGCCGACTGCGATGAGGCCAACGCCGCGATCGGCGTCGCCCTCGCGGTGGGGGAGCCGCCGACGCGGATCCGGGAGGTGCTGCGTCAGGTGCAGAACGATCTGTTCGACGCGGGCGCGGATCTGTCCACGCCGATCGTCGAGGCGCCGAAATATCCGCCGCTGCGCATCACCCAGCCCTATATCGACCGGCTGGAATCCTGGTGCGACGAGTTCAACGAGGGCCTGGCCCCGCTCAACTCCTTCATCCTGCCCGGCGGCACCCCGCTGGCCGCGCAGTTGCATGTGGCCCGCACCGTGGTCCGCCGCGCCGAGCGCTCGGCCTGGGCGGCGGTCGAGGCCCACCCCGACGACACCGGTACGCTGCCCGCTCGGTACCTGAATCGGCTGTCGGACCTGTTGTTCATCCTCGGCCGGGTGGCCAATCCCGGTGGCGATGTGCTGTGGCAGCCCGGTGGGGGCGCCGAGTCCGCGGAAAGCGACTAG
- the mce gene encoding methylmalonyl-CoA epimerase, which yields MSTATDSNEFIPADYVVAVDHVGIAVPDLDAAVAWYTTNLGMVETHREVNEAQGVQEAMLSCPAAADDATALQLLAPLDETSTIAKFIERSGPGLQQLAYRVTDIEAVSAHLRSRGLRLLYDAPRAGTAGSSINFVHPKDAGGVLVELVEPNPNVTH from the coding sequence GTGAGCACTGCAACCGACTCGAACGAATTCATCCCCGCGGACTACGTGGTCGCCGTCGACCACGTCGGCATCGCGGTGCCCGACCTCGACGCCGCCGTCGCCTGGTACACCACCAATCTCGGCATGGTGGAAACCCACCGCGAGGTCAACGAGGCACAGGGCGTGCAGGAGGCCATGCTGTCGTGCCCGGCGGCCGCCGACGACGCGACTGCCTTGCAGTTGCTGGCCCCGCTGGACGAGACCTCCACCATCGCCAAGTTCATCGAGCGCAGCGGTCCCGGCCTGCAGCAGCTGGCCTACCGGGTCACCGATATCGAGGCGGTTTCCGCACATCTGCGCAGCCGCGGCCTGCGTTTGCTCTACGACGCCCCGCGCGCCGGAACCGCCGGGTCCAGCATCAATTTCGTGCATCCGAAGGATGCTGGTGGTGTGCTGGTGGAGTTGGTGGAGCCGAACCCGAATGTTACGCACTAG
- a CDS encoding zinc-dependent alcohol dehydrogenase family protein codes for MNALAYRADPRHGLTVGAQRRPEPGPHQVVVRVRAASLNRRDLMLLDSTYPLPLTPDTIPLCDGVGEVIALGEGVTRAALGDRVTASYFVHWVDGPQTPALAAEQYGANRDGFLATYATVEEDSVVHVPEHLTDAEAATLSCAGLVAWSALTTAAPVVPGDRVLTVGSGAVALFTIQFAKILGAEVIAITSNPAKAQRLRALGADTVLDRNVTPAWGEAVLAMTGGHGVEHIVDAVGLPTLEQSVRAGAYNATVTMIGAMMPEPGTRLPVNPFGSSYLSIRRIAVGSRADFEAMNRTITEHRLRPVIDREFGFDEAAAAYDHLRSGAAFGKVVVAVG; via the coding sequence GTGAATGCCCTGGCCTATCGGGCGGATCCGCGGCACGGCCTCACCGTAGGCGCCCAGCGGCGGCCTGAACCCGGCCCACACCAAGTGGTCGTCCGGGTCCGCGCGGCCTCGCTGAACCGGCGTGACCTGATGCTGCTCGACAGCACCTATCCGCTGCCGCTCACGCCGGACACCATTCCGTTGTGCGACGGCGTCGGTGAGGTGATCGCGCTGGGCGAAGGTGTCACCCGCGCCGCGCTCGGTGATCGGGTCACCGCGAGCTACTTCGTGCATTGGGTCGACGGGCCGCAGACTCCGGCGCTGGCGGCCGAACAGTACGGCGCCAACCGCGATGGCTTCCTCGCCACGTACGCGACGGTGGAAGAGGATTCGGTCGTGCACGTGCCCGAGCATTTGACCGACGCCGAGGCGGCCACGCTGAGCTGCGCAGGTCTGGTGGCCTGGTCGGCGCTCACCACTGCGGCGCCGGTGGTTCCGGGCGATCGGGTCCTCACGGTCGGCAGCGGCGCGGTCGCGCTGTTCACGATCCAGTTCGCGAAGATTCTGGGCGCCGAGGTCATCGCAATCACCTCGAATCCGGCCAAGGCACAGCGACTGCGTGCACTCGGGGCGGACACGGTGCTCGACCGGAACGTCACGCCGGCCTGGGGCGAGGCCGTACTCGCCATGACCGGCGGGCACGGTGTCGAGCACATTGTCGACGCCGTCGGGCTGCCGACTCTGGAGCAGTCGGTTCGGGCCGGCGCCTACAACGCGACGGTGACGATGATCGGCGCGATGATGCCGGAACCGGGAACCAGGCTGCCGGTCAACCCCTTCGGTTCGTCATACCTGTCGATACGACGGATCGCAGTGGGCAGCCGGGCCGACTTCGAGGCGATGAATCGTACGATCACCGAGCACCGGCTGCGTCCGGTGATCGACCGTGAGTTCGGTTTCGACGAGGCTGCGGCCGCCTACGACCACCTGCGTTCGGGCGCGGCGTTCGGCAAGGTGGTGGTCGCGGTGGGTTGA
- the atpD gene encoding F0F1 ATP synthase subunit beta, with product MTAAVTQDNSSRTGAAVGRVIRVIGPVVDVEFPRGAIPELFNALHAEITLSSVAKTLTLEVAQHLGDNIVRTISMQPTDGLVRGADVTDTGKPISVPVGDVVKGHVFNALGDCLDSPGLGRDGENWGIHRKPPSFDQLEGKTEILETGVKVLDLLTPYVKGGKIGLFGGAGVGKTVLIQEMITRIAREFSGTSVFAGVGERTREGTDLRLEMEEMGVLQDTALVFGQMDEPPGTRMRVALSALTMAEYFRDVQHQDVLLFIDNIFRFTQAGSEVSTLLGRMPSAVGYQPTLADEMGELQERITSTRGRSITSLQAIYVPADDYTDPAPATTFAHLDATTELSRPISQKGIYPAVDPLTSTSRILEASIVGERHFAVANEVKRILQKYKELQDIIAILGMDELSEEDKVLVGRARRLEKFLGQNFIVAEKFTGQPGSVVPLEQTIDDFDRVCKGEFDHYPEQAFNSCGGLDDVEAAAKKIAGK from the coding sequence ATGACCGCAGCTGTCACACAAGACAACTCGAGCCGGACCGGCGCTGCTGTAGGCCGCGTCATCCGGGTCATCGGCCCCGTCGTGGACGTCGAGTTCCCGCGTGGTGCCATCCCCGAGCTGTTCAACGCTCTGCACGCCGAGATCACCCTGTCCTCGGTGGCCAAGACCCTGACCCTCGAGGTCGCCCAGCACCTCGGTGACAACATCGTGCGCACCATCTCGATGCAGCCCACCGACGGCCTGGTCCGTGGCGCCGACGTCACCGACACCGGCAAGCCGATCTCGGTGCCGGTCGGCGACGTCGTCAAGGGGCACGTGTTCAACGCCCTCGGTGACTGCCTCGACAGCCCGGGCCTGGGCCGCGACGGCGAGAACTGGGGCATCCACCGCAAGCCGCCGAGCTTCGACCAGCTCGAGGGTAAGACCGAGATCCTGGAGACCGGTGTCAAGGTCCTCGACCTGCTGACCCCGTACGTCAAGGGCGGCAAGATCGGTCTGTTCGGTGGTGCCGGTGTCGGTAAGACCGTTCTGATCCAGGAGATGATCACCCGTATCGCGCGTGAGTTCTCCGGTACGTCGGTGTTCGCCGGCGTCGGTGAGCGCACCCGTGAGGGCACCGACCTGCGCCTGGAAATGGAAGAGATGGGCGTCCTCCAGGACACCGCCCTGGTCTTCGGCCAGATGGACGAGCCGCCGGGCACCCGTATGCGCGTCGCCCTCTCGGCCCTGACCATGGCCGAGTACTTCCGCGACGTGCAGCACCAGGACGTGCTGCTGTTCATCGACAACATCTTCCGGTTCACCCAGGCCGGTTCCGAGGTCTCGACCCTGCTGGGTCGTATGCCTTCCGCCGTGGGTTACCAGCCGACGCTGGCCGACGAGATGGGTGAGCTCCAGGAGCGCATCACCTCGACCCGTGGTCGTTCGATCACCTCGCTGCAGGCGATCTACGTTCCCGCCGACGACTACACCGACCCGGCGCCGGCGACCACCTTCGCCCACCTGGACGCGACGACCGAGCTTTCCCGCCCGATCTCGCAGAAGGGCATCTACCCGGCCGTCGACCCGCTGACCTCGACCTCTCGTATTCTCGAGGCCTCGATCGTCGGTGAGCGGCACTTCGCGGTGGCCAACGAGGTCAAGCGCATCCTGCAGAAGTACAAGGAACTGCAGGACATCATCGCCATCCTCGGTATGGACGAGCTCTCCGAAGAGGACAAGGTCCTCGTCGGCCGCGCCCGTCGCCTGGAGAAGTTCCTGGGTCAGAACTTCATCGTCGCCGAGAAGTTCACCGGTCAGCCCGGTTCGGTGGTTCCGCTGGAGCAGACCATCGACGACTTCGACCGCGTGTGCAAGGGCGAGTTCGACCACTACCCGGAGCAGGCGTTCAACTCCTGCGGTGGTCTCGACGACGTCGAGGCGGCCGCCAAGAAGATCGCCGGAAAGTAG
- a CDS encoding F0F1 ATP synthase subunit gamma, with translation MASLRELRSRIRGVNSIKKITKAQELIATSRISKAQARVAAAKPYAEEITKVLGELASASKNLSHPLLTERANARRAAVLVITSDSGMCGGYNSNVLKRAEELMTTLRGEGKEPVLYVMGNKGLTYYTFRNRPFVSAWTGFSQQPKYTDASAACRHLVDAFMAGADGTVPHPNGTGDISGVDELHIVYTRFVSMLTQTPEVRRLAPIQVSFVDENFDMGEDSFSDSATAEPQAQYEFEPDADVLLAALLPKYVNTRIYASLLEAAASESAARRTAMKAATDNANELASVLQREANSVRQAQITQEISEIVGGVNALASSSDRD, from the coding sequence ATGGCAAGTTTGCGTGAATTGCGCTCCCGCATTCGTGGTGTGAATTCGATCAAGAAGATCACCAAGGCCCAGGAGCTGATCGCGACCTCGCGCATCTCCAAGGCCCAGGCCAGGGTCGCGGCCGCCAAGCCATACGCGGAGGAGATCACCAAGGTCCTCGGCGAGCTGGCGAGCGCGTCGAAGAACCTGTCGCATCCGTTGCTGACCGAGCGTGCCAACGCACGCCGGGCCGCGGTGCTGGTGATCACCAGTGACAGCGGCATGTGTGGTGGCTACAACTCGAACGTGCTCAAGCGCGCCGAGGAACTGATGACCACCCTGCGCGGCGAGGGCAAGGAGCCGGTGCTGTACGTGATGGGCAACAAGGGCCTCACGTACTACACCTTCCGCAACCGCCCGTTCGTGTCGGCCTGGACCGGCTTCTCGCAGCAGCCGAAGTACACCGATGCTTCGGCGGCCTGCCGCCACCTGGTCGACGCCTTCATGGCGGGCGCCGACGGTACCGTGCCGCATCCCAACGGGACCGGCGATATCTCGGGTGTCGACGAACTGCACATCGTGTACACGCGTTTCGTGTCGATGTTGACCCAGACCCCTGAGGTGCGCCGGCTGGCGCCGATCCAGGTGAGCTTCGTCGACGAGAACTTCGACATGGGCGAGGACTCGTTCAGCGATTCGGCCACCGCCGAACCGCAGGCGCAGTACGAATTCGAGCCCGACGCCGATGTGCTGCTGGCGGCCCTGCTGCCGAAGTACGTCAATACGCGTATCTACGCGTCGTTGCTCGAGGCAGCGGCATCCGAGTCCGCGGCTCGGCGCACCGCAATGAAGGCGGCCACCGATAACGCCAACGAATTGGCCAGCGTGCTGCAGCGCGAAGCCAACTCGGTGCGTCAGGCCCAGATCACGCAGGAAATCAGCGAAATCGTCGGCGGCGTGAACGCGCTGGCGTCGAGCTCGGACCGCGACTAA